The Stygiolobus azoricus genome window below encodes:
- a CDS encoding methionine adenosyltransferase — MMRNINVQLSHWADIDSLDVELVERKGVGHPDYIADSASEEASRKLSLYYLKNYGVILHHNLDKTLLVGGQAAPKFKGGEVLHPIYIVVSGRATTEVKTEHGTESIPVGTIIIESVKEWIKDHFRYLDPEKHVVVDYKIGKGSTDLVGIFEASKKVPLSNDTSFGVGFAPYSKLENLVFNTERLLNSKEIKAKIPEIGEDIKVMGLRKGNRIELTVAMAVISQLVEDINQYINVKEEAKNQILDLAAKLVPNYDVKVNINTGDKIDRGIVYLTVTGTSAEHGDDGMTGRGNRATGLITPMRPMSLEATAGKNPVNHVGKLYNIVANLIAQKVSQEVKGVKSVQVEVLGQIGRPIDDPLIANVQVMTEDGKINDNMKREIEGITDEMLGNIVKISDLILEGKVTLF, encoded by the coding sequence TAATGAGGAACATAAACGTTCAATTAAGCCACTGGGCTGATATAGACTCTTTAGATGTAGAATTAGTAGAAAGAAAAGGAGTAGGTCATCCGGACTACATAGCGGATTCGGCATCAGAGGAAGCCAGCAGAAAACTTTCTCTTTATTACCTCAAGAACTACGGAGTAATTTTACATCACAATTTAGATAAGACTTTGCTCGTAGGCGGTCAAGCAGCACCTAAGTTTAAGGGCGGAGAAGTTCTTCATCCTATATACATTGTAGTATCAGGTAGAGCAACTACTGAAGTCAAGACGGAGCACGGAACAGAGAGTATACCAGTAGGAACAATTATAATTGAAAGTGTTAAGGAATGGATTAAAGATCACTTCAGATATCTAGACCCAGAAAAACATGTAGTAGTTGATTACAAAATAGGGAAAGGTTCTACGGATCTAGTTGGGATATTCGAAGCTAGTAAGAAAGTGCCTTTATCTAATGATACAAGTTTTGGAGTTGGATTTGCACCTTATTCTAAACTGGAAAATCTAGTATTCAATACTGAAAGACTGTTGAACTCTAAGGAAATTAAAGCTAAGATCCCTGAGATAGGAGAAGACATAAAGGTGATGGGATTAAGAAAAGGCAATAGGATAGAATTAACCGTGGCTATGGCAGTTATAAGCCAACTTGTAGAAGACATAAATCAGTATATAAACGTTAAAGAAGAAGCTAAGAATCAAATTCTAGATTTGGCAGCAAAGTTAGTTCCTAATTATGATGTGAAAGTGAACATAAACACTGGTGATAAGATAGATAGAGGTATAGTATATCTCACCGTGACTGGGACTTCAGCGGAGCACGGAGATGATGGAATGACGGGAAGAGGAAACAGGGCTACCGGATTAATAACGCCCATGCGTCCTATGTCTTTGGAAGCTACTGCAGGAAAGAACCCCGTGAATCACGTAGGCAAACTTTACAACATCGTTGCGAACCTAATTGCACAGAAAGTATCTCAAGAGGTAAAAGGTGTAAAGAGTGTCCAAGTAGAAGTGTTAGGTCAAATAGGAAGACCTATAGACGACCCTCTAATAGCTAACGTTCAGGTTATGACTGAGGACGGTAAAATTAACGATAATATGAAGAGAGAGATCGAAGGGATCACTGATGAAATGCTTGGCAATATTGTCAAGATCTCCGATCTGATATTAGAGGGTAAAGTCACTTTGTTCTGA
- a CDS encoding RIO1 family regulatory kinase/ATPase, whose amino-acid sequence MPSLTLAERASLVGPLDYKILKTIYSLHRNHEWIMTSELVEETGLRLNELQPVLLRLYNLRLLSKQIISGEYSYRITFTALDILAIKKLYVEKVLKNLGIVIGVGKESEVYVGYNFNDEPLIVKFHRVGKRSYKNIRKIRNIQKDKDWTVISVENAEREYQALDCVKKNYGYVPQPYGKAYNAVAMELVEGRELYKSELTNPEEILDQILSTIRIAYNECKMIHGDLSEYNVLVKDGTAYVIDWPQWSSPENEDLLIRDIDHILAYFYKKYEIDKDVDAVIDYIKGKP is encoded by the coding sequence ATGCCTTCTTTAACATTAGCCGAGCGAGCCTCTCTTGTAGGCCCCTTAGATTATAAAATTCTCAAAACCATTTATTCTCTTCATAGGAACCACGAGTGGATTATGACATCAGAGTTGGTAGAGGAAACAGGGTTAAGGTTAAACGAACTCCAGCCAGTTTTGCTAAGACTGTATAACCTCAGGTTACTCTCAAAACAGATAATAAGTGGTGAGTACAGTTACAGAATTACTTTTACAGCTTTAGATATATTAGCAATAAAGAAACTTTACGTGGAGAAAGTCCTTAAGAACCTTGGGATAGTAATAGGGGTCGGAAAAGAGAGCGAAGTGTACGTAGGTTATAACTTTAACGACGAACCGCTTATAGTCAAATTCCACAGGGTCGGTAAGAGAAGTTACAAGAACATCAGAAAGATCCGGAACATCCAAAAAGATAAAGACTGGACGGTAATTTCAGTAGAGAACGCAGAAAGGGAATACCAAGCCCTTGACTGCGTTAAGAAAAATTATGGTTATGTTCCACAACCTTACGGAAAAGCTTATAACGCCGTGGCTATGGAACTAGTGGAAGGCAGAGAGTTATACAAGAGTGAATTGACAAACCCAGAAGAAATATTAGATCAGATACTGTCGACAATTAGAATAGCGTATAATGAATGTAAAATGATTCATGGCGACTTAAGTGAATATAATGTACTTGTAAAGGACGGAACAGCTTACGTAATCGATTGGCCGCAATGGTCAAGCCCCGAGAATGAGGACTTACTCATAAGAGATATAGATCATATTCTTGCATATTTTTATAAGAAGTATGAAATAGATAAAGATGTAGATGCTGTCATAGATTATATAAAGGGGAAACCATGA
- a CDS encoding DUF460 domain-containing protein, with the protein MKVMGIDIEPGQSPSSLKPPTYSVIIINEKGEVEYKAESSPLTKILRLAWELRPDKIAVDNVYELAPDEKKLVKILSLLPDKLEVIQVTYVNNTFKDIRDVAREAGLEVQGKPTPLRTAYLAAVLALKGIGTPIRIRENKTKIIISRGRAVGPGGMSSNRYKRNLRGLILRVAKRIKEQLDAHGFDYDYSIKRSKNGIEKAVFTVYSPRESLYGIVRKMKGHDLRVEIKPVYKSKIEFGDTKKETKPVIVGIDPGIEVGISIIDLHGNPLFMTSRRNIDREDVIDIIRKYGKPVLIATDVNPVPDSVKKISAVLNSKLFVPDRRLSMDEKMLIVDKFSTQHGLKIDDPHVRDSLAAALKAYYEISHKLNQARGLLRRMDIDVDEDRVLECIIEGKTMDECVEKEIEKEIEFTKNEISQPNFTPHQTNYYTKVNSLEEENMQLKRDIERLKRKIREMTFQNVLLQKRIDEIKTMYNKELQKERKIYELKLEIENYIKLINTMRNQIEEKEKEIKSLLEIIEGLINSRLLVVSSDQLPPYIEVDTNEKRVYFHSQQVDNSIVKLFLGDKVIVEKETLRDLEILNKEKLLAESEKLDLKRILEDYRRNRFRTK; encoded by the coding sequence ATGAAGGTAATGGGAATTGATATTGAGCCAGGCCAAAGCCCGTCTTCCTTGAAACCCCCCACATATTCTGTGATTATCATAAATGAAAAAGGTGAAGTAGAATACAAGGCAGAATCATCTCCTCTCACAAAAATATTAAGGTTAGCTTGGGAATTAAGACCAGATAAAATAGCAGTAGATAATGTTTATGAGCTAGCACCAGACGAGAAAAAACTTGTTAAAATCTTATCACTTTTACCGGACAAACTAGAAGTTATACAAGTTACTTACGTCAACAACACGTTTAAAGATATCAGAGACGTAGCAAGAGAGGCTGGACTCGAAGTTCAAGGAAAACCAACACCGTTAAGAACAGCTTATCTAGCAGCTGTTCTAGCCCTAAAGGGTATAGGGACTCCCATTAGGATTAGGGAGAATAAGACGAAGATTATAATTTCCAGAGGCAGGGCTGTAGGACCCGGAGGGATGAGCAGTAATAGATATAAAAGAAACTTAAGGGGGCTCATTCTCAGAGTAGCTAAAAGAATTAAAGAACAACTAGATGCACACGGGTTTGATTACGATTATTCAATAAAGAGAAGCAAAAACGGAATAGAAAAAGCTGTATTTACGGTGTATTCGCCCAGAGAGAGTTTATACGGGATCGTAAGGAAAATGAAGGGCCACGACCTAAGAGTTGAGATAAAGCCAGTTTATAAATCAAAAATCGAGTTTGGAGACACAAAAAAGGAAACTAAGCCCGTCATAGTAGGCATAGACCCCGGGATAGAAGTGGGGATATCAATAATAGATTTGCACGGAAACCCCTTGTTTATGACGTCTAGGAGAAACATAGACAGAGAAGACGTAATAGACATTATAAGAAAATACGGAAAGCCCGTTTTAATAGCAACTGATGTAAATCCGGTGCCCGACAGTGTAAAGAAAATTTCAGCAGTGCTAAACTCTAAGTTGTTTGTCCCAGACAGAAGACTCAGCATGGATGAGAAGATGTTAATTGTCGATAAATTCTCTACTCAACACGGATTGAAAATCGACGACCCACACGTAAGGGATTCCCTAGCGGCTGCTTTGAAGGCATATTATGAGATATCCCACAAGCTAAATCAGGCTAGAGGATTACTAAGGAGAATGGATATAGACGTAGATGAGGATCGGGTACTGGAATGTATTATTGAAGGTAAAACTATGGATGAGTGTGTAGAAAAAGAAATTGAAAAAGAGATAGAATTCACGAAAAACGAAATCTCTCAACCTAATTTTACTCCGCATCAAACTAACTACTACACCAAAGTGAACTCTCTTGAGGAAGAGAATATGCAATTAAAGAGAGATATTGAAAGACTTAAAAGAAAGATCAGGGAAATGACATTTCAGAATGTATTATTACAGAAAAGGATTGATGAAATCAAAACAATGTACAATAAGGAACTTCAAAAGGAAAGAAAGATTTACGAGTTGAAGCTGGAGATAGAGAACTATATCAAACTTATAAATACCATGAGAAATCAGATAGAAGAAAAAGAAAAAGAAATCAAGAGTTTACTCGAGATAATAGAAGGTTTAATTAACTCTAGATTACTAGTGGTAAGTTCTGATCAATTACCTCCTTACATAGAGGTAGATACTAATGAAAAAAGAGTATACTTTCATAGTCAACAAGTAGATAATTCTATAGTGAAGTTATTTTTAGGGGATAAAGTAATCGTTGAAAAAGAGACACTAAGAGATTTGGAAATACTTAATAAGGAAAAGTTACTCGCAGAGAGTGAAAAACTTGACCTAAAGAGAATCCTTGAAGACTATAGGAGAAATCGTTTCAGAACAAAGTGA
- a CDS encoding Rqc2 family fibronectin-binding protein — translation MNRKTSMSYIDLLAWYTENKNKLEGCRIDNIFKIEGLSAYLLKLYCRGEYKNLVLEPGKRIHFTKYERQKDSTAEVTVLRELLRDRIIKDTSILGTERIIKILASEKIIYLELLPRGLMVITDENNRILFSTEYKEFKDRTIKLGLTYTPPPPLNPPTKEEIEKLLKKGNLSRILGIPQELVEALKLHATNEQELEESKKKVEELLRKISSGNFDKCLIKDTTVLPVKTEGCIEMESYNDALDEFFTAEEKSLIKSEIDKKLEEERKKLEKTIEETKKQIEDYEKKAEELRSIAQIIVDNYETVNSLLSQSGKRNPFKTTINGMEVELDPSLSVYKNSSKYFDMAKEYVEKAKKAREVLEDLQRKMRDLENQILERKEEIIVASRKKEWYEKYHWTITRNGFLVIAGRDVDQNESIVRKLLEDKDIFFHSDIQGAAATVLKTSGKEPKEEDLLDAATISACYSKAWKAGMAAIDVFWVYGEQVSKTPPSGEYLKKGSFMIYGKKNYIKNVKLQLAIGLIKSEEGLKVMTGSIDNVSSKTDTYVVISPGEDDPSKLADKIIKYFYEKFGIKGLRALKEDIIREIPGKSRLLMKKIKA, via the coding sequence TTGAACAGAAAAACGAGCATGTCTTACATTGATCTACTGGCGTGGTACACAGAAAACAAGAATAAACTTGAAGGGTGTAGAATAGACAACATATTCAAAATCGAAGGACTTTCAGCCTACTTACTTAAGCTGTATTGCAGAGGGGAATATAAGAACTTAGTCTTAGAGCCAGGTAAGAGAATCCACTTCACGAAATATGAAAGACAAAAAGACTCGACCGCCGAAGTCACAGTGTTACGTGAGCTCCTTCGAGACAGAATAATAAAAGACACCTCAATCTTAGGAACGGAAAGGATTATAAAGATACTTGCATCAGAGAAAATCATCTACTTAGAATTACTCCCGAGAGGTCTCATGGTGATTACAGATGAGAATAATAGAATACTGTTCTCTACAGAGTACAAAGAATTTAAAGACAGAACTATAAAATTAGGTCTGACTTATACCCCTCCACCACCCCTTAACCCTCCGACTAAGGAAGAGATAGAAAAACTACTTAAGAAAGGTAACCTAAGCAGGATTTTGGGAATACCTCAAGAGCTCGTTGAAGCTCTGAAATTACACGCAACCAATGAACAAGAGCTAGAGGAATCCAAGAAAAAGGTTGAGGAATTATTGAGGAAGATATCAAGCGGTAATTTCGACAAGTGTCTAATTAAGGACACTACTGTACTCCCGGTAAAAACTGAAGGTTGTATTGAGATGGAAAGTTATAATGACGCATTGGATGAATTTTTTACAGCAGAGGAAAAATCGTTAATAAAGAGTGAAATAGACAAAAAACTTGAGGAAGAAAGGAAAAAGTTAGAAAAAACAATAGAGGAAACCAAAAAGCAAATAGAGGACTATGAGAAAAAAGCTGAAGAGCTAAGAAGCATTGCACAAATTATAGTGGATAACTATGAGACTGTTAACTCCCTTCTTAGTCAGTCGGGTAAGCGAAATCCCTTCAAGACCACCATTAATGGAATGGAAGTGGAACTGGATCCTAGTCTCTCGGTATATAAGAATTCTTCTAAATACTTCGATATGGCTAAGGAGTACGTGGAAAAAGCTAAGAAAGCAAGGGAAGTTTTAGAGGATTTACAAAGAAAGATGCGAGATCTGGAAAATCAAATCCTTGAAAGGAAGGAAGAGATAATTGTAGCCTCAAGAAAGAAGGAATGGTACGAAAAATACCATTGGACTATAACAAGGAATGGTTTTCTAGTAATTGCCGGAAGAGACGTTGACCAGAACGAAAGTATAGTCAGAAAACTGTTAGAGGACAAAGATATCTTCTTCCATTCTGACATTCAAGGAGCTGCTGCCACTGTTCTGAAAACGAGTGGTAAAGAGCCCAAAGAGGAGGACTTACTTGATGCTGCCACAATTTCGGCTTGCTACTCTAAAGCCTGGAAAGCTGGTATGGCTGCCATAGACGTTTTTTGGGTATACGGAGAACAAGTTAGCAAGACCCCACCAAGTGGTGAGTACCTTAAGAAAGGATCCTTCATGATCTACGGTAAAAAGAACTATATAAAGAACGTTAAATTACAACTCGCTATAGGCTTGATAAAGAGCGAAGAAGGTTTAAAAGTTATGACGGGTAGCATCGATAATGTATCTTCGAAGACGGACACTTACGTTGTAATTTCTCCAGGCGAGGACGATCCCTCTAAACTAGCTGATAAGATAATAAAGTACTTCTATGAAAAGTTCGGTATTAAAGGTCTTAGAGCTTTAAAAGAGGACATTATCAGGGAAATACCTGGTAAGTCAAGGCTTCTTATGAAAAAAATTAAAGCATGA